From a region of the Anoplopoma fimbria isolate UVic2021 breed Golden Eagle Sablefish chromosome 16, Afim_UVic_2022, whole genome shotgun sequence genome:
- the LOC129104512 gene encoding four and a half LIM domains protein 2, translating to MTERYDCHYCKESLFGKKYVLREENPYCVKCYESLYSNTCEECKKPIGCNTRDLSYKDRHWHEECFMCFQCKRSLVDKPFSTKDEKLLCTECYSNEYSSKCHECKKTIMPGSRKMEHKGNSWHETCFTCQRCQQPIGTKSFIPKDNSNFCVPCYEKQFAMQCVHCKKPITTGGVTYRDQPWHKDCFLCTSCKQQLSGQRFTSRDDFAYCLNCFCNLYAKKCASCTTPISGLGGSKYISFEERQWHNDCFNCKKCSVSLVGRGFLTERDDILCPECGKDI from the exons ATGACCGAGCGCTACGACTGTCACTACTGCAAAGAGTCCCTTTTTGGGAAGAAGTATGTTCTAAGGGAGGAGAATCCCTACTGTGTGAAATGTTACGAGAGCCTGTACTCCAACACCTGTGAGGAGTGCAAGAAGCCCATTGGCTGTAACACCAGG GATCTGTCCTACAAGGACCGTCACTGGCATGAGGAGTGTTTCATGTGCTTCCAGTGCAAGCGTTCGCTTGTGGACAAGCCCTTCTCCACCAAGGATGAAAAGCTCCTCTGCACTGAGTGCTACTCCAATGAGTATTCCTCCAAGTGCCATGAGTGCAAGAAAACCATCATGCCAG GCTCCAGGAAGATGGAGCATAAGGGGAACAGCTGGCACGAGACCTGTTTCACCTGCCAGAGATGCCAGCAGCCCATTGGCACCAAGAGCTTCATCCCTAAGGACAACAGTAACTTCTGTGTGCCCTGCTATGAGAAGCAGTTTGCCATGCAGTGTGTGCACTGCAAGAAG CCCATCACCACTGGCGGGGTGACCTATCGTGACCAGCCCTGGCATAAGGACTGCTTCCTGTGCACCAGCTGCAAGCAGCAGCTGTCCGGCCAGAGGTTTACCTCTAGAGATGACTTTGCCTATTGTCTCAACTGCTTCTGCAACCTGTATGCCAAGAAGTGTGCCTCCTGCACCACCCCCATTAGCG GTCTTGGAGGCAGCAAGTACATTTCCTTTGAGGAGCGCCAGTGGCACAATGACTGCTTCAACTGTAAGAAGTGCTCCGTGTCCCTGGTTGGCCGTGGCTTCCTCACTGAACGTGATGATATCCTTTGCCCAGAGTGCGGCAAGGACATCTAA
- the pou3f3a gene encoding POU domain, class 3, transcription factor 3-A produces MLWGMATATSSPYLASSRILSGPVLHSDRRVGGMQPGSTAVTTVSSGYRGDPSVKMVQSDFMQGAMVASNGGHMLSHAHQWVTSLPHAAAAAAAAAVAAAEAGSPWSSSPQTQDVKRGRDDLHTGTALHHRSPHLGPHQAHSGSWGGSSAAHISITEGQQQQQQQQQSLLYSQPGGFTVNGMLSSHVGQSLMHQGLVRGDSPELDHGDHHHHHHHHNHHTHHHQHHGGNHEPHSDEDTPTSDDLEHFAKQFKQRRIKLGFTQADVGLALGTLYGNVFSQTTICRFEALQLSFKNMCKLKPLLNKWLEEADSTTGSPTSIDKIATQGRKRKKRTSIEVSVKGALESHFLKCPKPSAQEINSLADNLQLEKEVVRVWFCNRRQKEKRMTPPGLPRTPEDGYSQLGSMGPDTPSPSIDCKRMYSDT; encoded by the coding sequence ATGCTTTGGGGGATGGCAACGGCAACTTCAAGTCCATACTTAGCCAGCAGCAGGATCCTCTCCGGCCCGGTCCTTCACTCTGATCGGAGGGTCGGTGGCATGCAGCCGGGCAGCACCGCTGTGACCACAGTGTCTAGCGGTTACAGAGGGGATCCTTCCGTAAAGATGGTGCAAAGTGACTTCATGCAGGGAGCCATGGTGGCGAGCAATGGGGGTCACATGCTCAGCCATGCCCACCAGTGGGTAACGTCGTTGCCTCACGCAGCGGCCGCCGCAGCCGCTGCCGCTGTGGCAGCAGCCGAAGCCGGCTCTCCGTGGTCCTCCAGCCCCCAGACGCAGGAcgtgaagagagggagggatgacCTCCACACAGGCACCGCTCTGCACCACAGGTCCCCACATCTGGGACCCCATCAGGCGCACTCGGGAAGTTGGGGAGGCAGCTCCGCGGCGCACATCAGCATCACCgaggggcagcagcagcagcagcagcagcagcagtctctCCTTTACTCTCAGCCCGGCGGGTTTACAGTCAACGGGATGCTGAGCTCGCACGTGGGGCAGAGCCTCATGCACCAGGGACTGGTGCGCGGGGACTCCCCGGAGCTGGACCACGGggaccaccatcatcaccatcaccaccataaTCACCACACTCACCACCACCAGCATCACGGGGGGAACCACGAACCGCACTCAGACGAGGACACTCCGACGTCAGATGACTTGGAGCATTTCGCCAAACAGTTCAAACAGCGGCGGATCAAGCTGGGGTTCACCCAGGCAGACGTGGGCTTAGCTTTGGGCACCCTGTACGGCAACGTGTTCTCACAGACCACCATCTGCAGGTTTGAAGCGCTTCAGCTGAGCTTTAAGAACATGTGCAAGCTGAAGCCTCTGCTGAATAAATGGCTGGAGGAGGCCGACTCAACCACCGGGAGCCCGACCAGCATCGATAAGATAGCCACCCAgggcaggaagaggaaaaagcgCACGTCCATCGAGGTGAGCGTAAAAGGCGCGTTGGAGAGCCACTTCCTCAAGTGTCCCAAACCCTCCGCGCAGGAGATCAACTCTCTGGCGGACAATCTgcagctggagaaggaggtggTCAGGGTCTGGTTCTGCAACCGCAGGCAGAAAGAGAAGCGCATGACGCCACCCGGACTGCCTCGCACCCCGGAGGACGGGTATTCACAGTTGGGCAGCATGGGTCCCGACACACCGTCACCCTCCATAGACTGCAAGAGGATGTACAGCGACACGTGA
- the c16h2orf49 gene encoding ashwin isoform X2, whose translation MATSTGQDGNTVSTSDVDLLLHPELLSHEFLQLILREKHVSTRDCESRDRLTELYLQHVIPRPQRTLPDSRWGKRMEKIRGRHTPAGHRSDSNDHNRKRPLIVFDGSSSHSGPLKVKKPEGTTLSTGITDRLKPPPAGNLSSPICKLSGNTSSSSSSSSSSSHCSTDTSNLKREANSSI comes from the exons ATGGCGACTTCCACGGGACAAGATGGAAACACTGTCAGTACCTCGGATGTGGATCTGTTACTGCACCCTGAGCTGCTGTCTCACGAGTTTTTGCAGCTAATCTTACGTGAG AAACATGTCAGTACCAGAGACTGTGAAAGTCGGGACCGGCTCACAGAGCTGTACCTGCAGCATGTCATCCCGCGGCCGCAGAGGACTTTACCCGACAGTCGCTGGGGAAAGAGGATGGAGAAGATCCGAGGGAGGCACACACCGGCCGGTCACAGGTCTGACAG TAACGACCACAACAGGAAAAGGCCTCTGATTGTGTTTGATGGCAGTTCATCTCACTCTGGGCCGCTAAAAGTAAAGAAACCAGAGGGAACCACCTTGTCAACAGGAATCACTGACAGGTTAAAACCTCCTCCTGCTGGAAACCTGTCCAGCCCCATCTGCAAGCTATCTGGAAAcacatcttcctcttcctcgtcctcttcctcatccagTCATTGCAGCACTGACACATCAAACCTCAAACGGGAGGCAAACAGCTCG ATCTGA
- the gpr45 gene encoding high-affinity lysophosphatidic acid receptor: MAFCNESLLEEECGFMGPDMVEEAAESLPSEAATPLISVTLRVTLAAIMIFMITIGFLGNAIVCLIVYQKPAMRSAINLLLATLAFSDIMLSLLCMPFTAVTVATADWSFGSGFCRASIMLYWLFVLEGVSILLIISVDRFLIIVQRQDKLTPHRAKLLIAGSWVLSFCVSLPSVVGWRTGAAGIGGAWAPQCVLGYSESLADRGYTVLLAVAVFFVPFTVMLYSYMCILNTVRRNTLRIHNHTSEHSCLPALNQVSKMRLTGLQRPPQIKVDMSFKTRAFTTILILFVGFSVCWLPHTVVSLLAVFSRQFYYSSVFYPISIGALWLSYLKTVFNPVIYCWRIRKFREACQEFIPKSCRLCPRVPGRSRRRVRPSNIYVCSETQSAV; encoded by the coding sequence ATGGCTTTTTGTAATGAAAGCCTGCTTGAGGAGGAGTGCGGCTTCATGGGGCCGGACATGgtagaagaagcagcagaaagtCTCCCGTCAGAAGCTGCTACTCCCCTCATATCAGTCACTCTGCGTGTGACCCTGGCAGCCATAATGATCTTCATGATTACTATTGGTTTCCTCGGCAACGCCATCGTGTGTCTGATTGTTTACCAGAAACCTGCCATGCGCTCTGCTATCAATCTCCTCCTCGCCACGTTGGCCTTCTCGGACATTATGCTCTCCCTTCTCTGCATGCCGTTCACTGCAGTCACTGTGGCCACTGCCGACTGGAGCTTTGGGAGCGGGTTCTGCCGAGCGTCCATCATGCTGTACTGGCTGTTCGTCCTGGAGGGGGTGTCCATACTCCTCATAATCAGTGTGGACCGTTTCCTCATCATTGTGCAGCGGCAGGACAAGTTAACCCCGCACAGAGCTAAACTGTTGATTGCGGGTTCATGGGTGCTGAgcttttgtgtgtctctgcCGTCTGTGGTCGGGTGGAGGACAGGTGCAGCGGGTATCGGGGGTGCCTGGGCGCCACAGTGTGTGCTGGGTTACAGTGAATCTCTGGCAGATCGTGGGTACACGGTGCTGTTGGCAGTTGCGGTGTTCTTTGTACCATTTACTGTCATGCTGTACTCTTACATGTGCATCCTCAACACTGTGCGCCGCAACACCCTGCGCATCCACAACCACACCAGTGAGCATTCCTGCCTGCCAGCCCTCAACCAAGTCAGCAAAATGAGGCTTACCGGGCTGCAGAGGCCCCCTCAGATTAAGGTGGACATGAGCTTCAAGACCCGAGCCTTCACTaccatcctcatcctctttgTGGGTTTCTCTGTGTGCTGGTTGCCGCACACGGTGGTCAGCCTGCTGGCCGTGTTCAGCCGGCAGTTCTACTACAGCTCCGTCTTCTACCCAATCAGCATAGGAGCCCTGTGGCTCAGCTACCTGAAGACGGTCTTCAACCCCGTCATCTACTGCTGGAGGATCAGAAAGTTCAGGGAGGCCTGTCAGGAGTTCATTCCCAAGAGCTGCAGACTGTGTCCCAGAGTGCCGGGCAGGAGCCGCAGGCGAGTGAGGCCCAGCAACATCTACGTGTGCAGCGAGACTCAGTCGGCTGTGTGA
- the c16h2orf49 gene encoding ashwin isoform X1, whose product MATSTGQDGNTVSTSDVDLLLHPELLSHEFLQLILREKHVSTRDCESRDRLTELYLQHVIPRPQRTLPDSRWGKRMEKIRGRHTPAGHRSDSNDHNRKRPLIVFDGSSSHSGPLKVKKPEGTTLSTGITDRLKPPPAGNLSSPICKLSGNTSSSSSSSSSSSHCSTDTSNLKREANSSGAMTSPEVKKKIQHVTWP is encoded by the exons ATGGCGACTTCCACGGGACAAGATGGAAACACTGTCAGTACCTCGGATGTGGATCTGTTACTGCACCCTGAGCTGCTGTCTCACGAGTTTTTGCAGCTAATCTTACGTGAG AAACATGTCAGTACCAGAGACTGTGAAAGTCGGGACCGGCTCACAGAGCTGTACCTGCAGCATGTCATCCCGCGGCCGCAGAGGACTTTACCCGACAGTCGCTGGGGAAAGAGGATGGAGAAGATCCGAGGGAGGCACACACCGGCCGGTCACAGGTCTGACAG TAACGACCACAACAGGAAAAGGCCTCTGATTGTGTTTGATGGCAGTTCATCTCACTCTGGGCCGCTAAAAGTAAAGAAACCAGAGGGAACCACCTTGTCAACAGGAATCACTGACAGGTTAAAACCTCCTCCTGCTGGAAACCTGTCCAGCCCCATCTGCAAGCTATCTGGAAAcacatcttcctcttcctcgtcctcttcctcatccagTCATTGCAGCACTGACACATCAAACCTCAAACGGGAGGCAAACAGCTCG GGTGCAATGACATCTCCAGAGGTGAAGAAAAAGATCCAGCATGTGACATggccctga